In Oryza brachyantha chromosome 1, ObraRS2, whole genome shotgun sequence, the following are encoded in one genomic region:
- the LOC102701589 gene encoding probable glycosyltransferase At5g03795 has protein sequence MPPPRLATVQHPASVPAGQSRRRLHRRGAMLSVSCCRVAVIASLVAAAAATVLLNFSLPSSPHVSATDFAGKLSIAISLPPPPPLPPPSSSRPPAPAAPPPPVLQPPAARPRRREPSYWRMAPEEALRYAKKEIMAAAPVVDDPDLYAPLFKNVSQFKRSYELMERILKVYIYQDGRRPIFHTPPLSGIYASEGWFMKLLRESRRFAVADAAKAHLFYLPYSSQRLRVSLYVPDSHNLRPLAAYLRDFVKGLAAKYPFWNRTGGADHFLVACHDWGGYTTTAHGDLRRNSIKALCNADSSEGIFVPGRDVSLPETTIRTPRRPLRYVGGLPVSRRRILAFFAGNVHGRVRPVLLRHWGDGRDEDMRVYGPLPARVSRRMSYIQHMKNSRFCLCPMGYEVNSPRIVEALYYECVPVIIADNFVLPLSDVLDWRAFAVVVAEKDIPDLKKILQGISLRKYVAMHGCVKKLQMHFLWHARPLRYDLFHMILHSIWLSRVNQVELHE, from the exons ATgccgccaccgcgcctcgCCACCGTGCAACACCCCGCCTCCGTCCCCGCAGGCCAgtcccgccgccggctccaccgccgcggcgcaaTGCTCTCCGTCTCCTGCTGCCGCGTAGCGGTCATCGCCTCCCTCGTCGCAGCGGCCGCGGCCACCGTTCTCCTCAACTTCTCCCTCCCATCCTCACCACACGTCTCCGCCACGGACTTCGCCGGCAAACTGTCCATCGCGATCtcccttccgccgcctccgccgctgccgccaccctcgtcgtcgcgTCCTCCAGCacccgcggcgccgcctcctcccgtgCTGCAGCCGCCCGCTGCAAGGCCACGGCGAAGAGAG CCGTCGTACTGGAGGAtggcgccggaggaggccCTGCGGTACGCCAAGAAGGAGATAatggccgccgcgccggtggTCGACGACCCCGATCTCTACGCGCCTCTCTTCAAGAACGTCTCCCAGTTCAAGAG GAGCTATGAACTGATGGAACGGATACTCAAAGTTTACATTTACCAGGACGGCCGGAGGCCCATCTTCCACACGCCTCCGCTCAGCGGCATCTACGCGTCCGAGGGCTGGTTCATGAAGCTCCTCAGGGAGAGCCGGAggttcgccgtcgccgacgccgccaagGCGCACCTCTTCTACCTGCCCTACAGCTCCCAGCGCCTCAGGGTCTCGCTCTACGTGCCGGACTCCCACAACCTCAGGCCACTGGCCGCGTACCTCCGCGACTTCGTCAAGGGCCTCGCCGCCAAGTACCCGTTCTGGAATCGCACCGGGGGCGCCGATCATTTCCTCGTCGCCTGCCATGATTGG GGAGGCtacacgacgacggcgcatgGCGACCTGCGCCGGAACAGCATCAAGGCGCTGTGCAACGCCGACAGCTCGGAGGGGATCTTCGTTCCAGGCAGGGACGTGTCGCTCCCGGAGACGACGATCCGGACGCCGAGGCGGCCGCTCCGGTACGTCGGCGGGCTGCCGGTGTCGCGGCGGCGCATCCTCGCCTTCTTTGCCGGCAACGTGCACGGCAGGGTGCGGCCGGTGCTCCTCAGGCACTGGGGCGACGGGCGGGACGAGGACATGCGGGTGTACGGCCCCCTCCCGGCGAGGGTGTCGCGGCGGATGAGCTACATCCAGCACATGAAGAACAGCCGGTTCTGCCTCTGCCCCATGGGGTACGAGGTGAACAGCCCCAGGATCGTGGAGGCGCTCTACTACGAGTGCGTGCCGGTGATCATCGCCGACAACTTCGTGCTGCCGCTGAGCGACGTGCTGGACTGGAGAGCCTTCGCGGTGGTCGTCGCCGAGAAGGACATACCGGACCTGAAGAAGATACTCCAGGGGATCTCGCTTCGCAAGTACGTGGCCATGCACGGCTGCGTCAAGAAGCTGCAGATGCATTTCCTCTGGCACGCTAGGCCACTCCGGTATGATCTCTTCCACATGATCCTGCACTCCATTTGGCTGAGCAGGGTGAACCAAGTTGAGCTCCACGAGTAG
- the LOC102699274 gene encoding CASP-like protein 4U1, whose amino-acid sequence MGETPRTPAPDRPPPPVPVPEPPPASPPPEPDLSSPQPSPSPSASALPFLESAPSTPREEYHTPPPSLDEARDEALVPQQGEGVNGGSGAAAKSPQLSPVRLHPSSYRSLPPAQGSPTVDGEDGAATAALAPGRLLPPPKLHLAIDRLVRTPSPSPSPTPPSPLIPAAGTVSTPTPTPKSKSGQTTPKHAKALKPPAPPVATAITMPIDPKEEAITSPLQSKTAKLDHLPGAAGNGMPAGEVPPEVAAVAAVGERRTTSATLRVATAVLSLVSFSLMASARTSGWDGDRYGRYEQYRYAVGVNVVVCIYSIAQAVGEIRRLVSPRFIFRSMSSYYFSLFLDQVLAYMLMSASSAAASRNDLWVSRFGKDPFNKKISSAVWFSFIAFIGLATNSLISTANLFSMI is encoded by the exons ATGGGCGAGACCCCGCGGACCCCGGCCCCCGATAGGCCGCCGCCCCCCGTTCCCgtgcccgagccgccgccggcgtcgccgcctcccgaGCCCGATCTATCGTCACCGCAGCCTTCGCCTTCGCCCTCGGCTTCGGCTCTGCCGTTTCTGGAGTCGGCGCCTTCGACGCCGCGCGAGGAGTAccacacgccgccgccgtcgctggacGAGGCGCGGGACGAAGCGCTGGTGCCTCAGCAAGGGGAGGGCGTCAACGGGGGATCGGGAGCCGCCGCCAAGAGCCCGCAGCTCTCGCCGGTGCGGCTCCACCCATCGTCCTACcgctcgctgccgccggcgcaggGCTCTCCCACCGTCGACGGTGAAGAtggcgccgcgacggcggcgctggcaCCGGGACGCCTTTTGCCCCCTCCGAAGCTTCACCTGGCGATTGACCGTCTCGTCCGGacgccgtccccgtccccgtcgcctacaccgccgtcgccactgATTCCCGCGGCCGGAACCGTGTccacgcccacgcccacgcccaAAAGCAAGAGCGGGCAGACCACGCCGAAGCACGCGAAGGCGTTGAAGCCGCCGGCTCCGCCCGTCGCGACGGCGATCACGATGCCGATCGACCCGAAGGAGGAGGCCATCACGTCGCCTCTGCAAAGCAAGACCGCCAAGCTCGACCACCTGCCAGGGGCGGCAGGGAACGGGATGCCCGCAGGGGAGGTGCCGCCAGAGGTGGCGGCCGTGGCCGCCGtcggggagaggaggacgacgtcggcgacgctgCGAGTGGCCACGGCGGTGCTCAGCCTGGTGTCATTCTCGCTCATGGCCAGCGCGCGGACGTCCGGGTGGGACGGCGACCGCTACGGCCGCTACGAGCAGTACAG GTACGCCGTCGGGGTGAACGTGGTCGTCTGCATCTACTCGATCGCGCAGGCTGTCGGCGAGATCCGCCGCCTTGTTTCGCCAAGGTTTATTTTCAGGAGCATGTCGAGCTACTACTTCAGTCTCTTCCTGGATCAG GTGCTGGCGTATATGCTCATGTCGGCCTCGTCGGCGGCTGCGTCGCGCAACGATCTGTGGGTGTCCAGGTTCGGCAAGGATCCGTTCAACAAGAAGATCAGCAGCGCGGTGTGGTTTTCCTTCATTGCGTTCATCGGGCTTGCTACCAACTCCCTCATCTCCACGGCTAATCTCTTCAGCATGATCTGA
- the LOC102699556 gene encoding dual-specificity RNA methyltransferase RlmN, with translation MAAALPLLRWGASSLRGHSSPPPSRRLFSAIRRPPSAARCEPGSKVMLKGMDYPELEKWARSQGFRPGQAMMLWKCLYGNNVWAHSHDELAGLNKDFRKMVTDHADLKALTVKDILNASDGTRKILFSLEDGSVIETVVIPCASGRTTVCVSSQVGCAMNCQFCFTGRMGLRKHLSTAEIVEQVVFARRLFSDEFGSITNVVFMGMGEPLHNIDNVLKASAIMVDDQGLHFSPRKVTVSTSGLVPQIKRFLHESNCSLAVSLNATNDEVRNWIMPINRKYNLNLLLGTLREELRLKKKYKVFFEYVMLAGVNDSVDDAKRLVDLVHGIPCKINLISFNPHCGSQFKPTPDEKIIEFRNILIQDGLVVFVRLSRGDDQMAACGQLGEPGGYQLPLLRVPEKFQVAL, from the exons atggcggcggcgctgcctcTCCTCCGGTGgggcgcctcctccctccgcggccactcctcccctccgccctcgcgccgcctcTTCTCCGCGATCCGCCGACCCCCCTCCGCTGCCCGCTGCGAGCCCGGCTCGAAGGTTATGCTCAAGGGGATGGACTACCCAGAGCTCGAG AAATGGGCGCGGTCTCAGGGCTTCCGGCCAGGGCAGGCCATGATGCTGTGGAAATGCCTCTACGGGAACAACGTATGGGCGCACAGCCACGACGAGCTGGCTG GTTTAAACAAGGACTTCAGGAAAATGGTAACAGATCATGCTGATCTCAAGGCATTAACGGTGAAAGATATTCTTAATGCATCAGATGGAACCCGAAAG ATACTGTTCTCTCTTGAAGATGGATCAGTGATTGAAACAGTTGTCATTCCTTGCGCTAGTGGCAGAACAACTGTCTGTGTTTCCAGTCAAGTGGGTTGTGCAATGAATTGTCAGTTTTGCTTCACTGGAAG GATGGGCTTAAGAAAGCATTTGTCTACAGCTGAGATTGTTGAGCAGGTTGTCTTTGCTCGTAGACTATTTTCAGATGAATTTGGATCCATTACAAATGTTGTATTTATG GGCATGGGTGAGCCATTGCATAATATTGACAATGTACTAAAAGCCTCAGCTATAATGGTTGATGATCAGGGCCTTCATTTTAGTCCTCGCAAGGTCACTGTCTCCACAAGTGGCCTTGTTCCCCAGATAAAACGTTTCCTGCATGAATCCAATTGTTCACTGGCTGTCAGTCTTAATGCAACAAATGATGAG gTGAGAAACTGGATAATGCCTATTAACAGAAAGTACAATCTCAACTTGCTTCTTGGCACTTTAAGAGAAGAACTTCGTTTGAAAAAGAAGTATAAAGTGTTTTTTGAATATGTCATGCTTGCTGGTGTGAATGACAG TGTGGATGACGCGAAGAGACTAGTTGATTTAGTTCATGGGATCCCTTGCAAGATCAATCTCATCTCTTTCAATCCCCATTGTGGGTCGCAATTCAAGCCCACTCCTGATGAGAAAATTATTGAGTTCCGCAATATTTTAATTCAAGATGGCCTTGTTGTATTTGTTCGTCTCAGCAGAGGGGATGATCAGATGGCTGCCTGTGGACAGCTGGGAGAGCCTGGGGGCTATCAGCTACCACTGCTCCGTGTACCTGAGAAATTTCAAGTCGCCTTGTGA
- the LOC102701868 gene encoding serine/threonine-protein kinase STY13-like has product MRHPGGAGGDAGFVRADQIDLKSLDEQLERHLGRPAERAASQHGGGGSRRGESTRLGEEPPQALHHQRRREDWEVDPSKLVIKGVIARGTFGTVHRGVYDGQDVAVKLLDWGEDGHRSEQEISSLRAAFAQEVVVWHKLDHPNVTKFIGAIMGARDLNIQTEHGHFGMPSNICCVVVEYLAGGALKNFLIKNRRRKLAYKVVVQLALDLARGLSYLHSKKIVHRDVKTENMLLDKTRTVKIADFGVARVEASNPSDMTGETGTLGYMAPEVLNGHPYNRKCDVYSFGICLWEIYCCDMPYPDLSFSEVTSAVVRQNLRPEIPRCCPSSLANVMKRCWDANPDKRPEMAEVVSMLEAIDTSKGGGMIPIDQPQGCFSCFRRYRGP; this is encoded by the exons ATGAGGCatcccggcggcgcgggcggggaCGCCGGGTTCGTCCGGGCGGACCAGATCGACCTCAAGAGCCTCGACGAGCAGCTGGAGCGCCACCTCGGCCGCCCGGCTGAGCGGGCCGCGTctcagcacggcggcggcgggagccgGCGCGGCGAGTCCACCAGGCTCGGGGAGGAGCCTCCCCAGGCGCTGCACCACCAGCGGCGCCGGGAGGACTGGGAGGTTGACCCCTCCAAGCTCGTCATCAAAGGCGTCATCGCCCGCGGCACCTTCGGCACCGTCCACCGCGGCGTCTACGACGGCCAGGACGTCGCTG TTAAATTACTTGATTGGGGGGAGGATGGCCATCGATCAGAACAAGAAATTTCTTCACTAAGAGCAGCATTTGCGCAAGAAGTTGTTGTCTGGCATAAGCTTGATCATCCAAATGTTACCAAG TTTATTGGGGCTATTATGGGTGCACGAGATCTAAACATACAGACAGAACATGGACATTTTGGCATGCCAAGTAATATTTGCTGCGTTGTTGTTGAGTACCTTGCCGGAGGTGCACTGAAAAATTTTCTGATCAAGAACAGGAGAAGGAAGCTAGCCTATAAAGTTGTGGTACAATTGGCTCTTGATCTTGCCAGGGG ATTAAGCTATCTTCACTCAAAGAAGATAGTGCATCGTGATGTAAAGACTGAAAATATGCTTCTTGACAAAACAAGAACCGTGAAAATCGCTGATTTTGGTGTTGCTCGAGTTGAGGCTTCAAATCCTAGTGATATGACGGGTGAAACAGGCACACTTGGTTATATGGCACCTGAG GTTCTCAATGGCCATCCTTACAACAGAAAGTGTGATGTATATAGCTTTGGAATCTGCCTATGGGAGATATACTGCTGCGATATGCCATATCCTGATCTGAGCTTCTCAGAGGTCACTTCAGCTGTTGTTCGCCAG AACCTGAGGCCTGAGATACCGCGCTGCTGCCCGAGCTCCCTGGCTAACGTGATGAAGCGCTGCTGGGACGCGAACCCGGACAAGCGGCCTGAGATGGCGGAGGTGGTGTCCATGCTGGAGGCGATCGACACGTCCAAGGGCGGTGGCATGATCCCGATAGATCAGCCACAGGGATGCTTCTCGTGCTTCCGGCGGTACCGAGGCCCCTGA
- the LOC102699833 gene encoding 5'-deoxynucleotidase HDDC2: MAATTRLPGPPGRSGLLRRGAPPRGIVPASLSAERPPRRILAPGVRAVSGSPGPGGSPVPRRPPAPADAAAAAPPSPAPSAAASASSAIDFLTLCHRLKTTKRKGWINHSIKGPESIADHMYRMALMALIAGDLPAVDRERCIKIAIVHDIAEAIVGDITPSDGIPKAEKSRREQKALNEMCEVLGGGPIADEIKELWEEYENNSSIEANLVKDFDKVEMILQALEYEKEHGKVLDEFFLSTAGKFQTEIGKSWAAEVNARRKQRCEKQK; this comes from the exons ATGGCCGCGACCACGCGGCTGCCGGGCCCTCCGGGGCGCAGCGGCCTCCTacgccgcggcgcgccgccgcggggaaTCGTCCCCGCCTCGCTCTCCGCCGAGCGCCCGCCCCGGCGCATCCTCGCGCCCGGCGTCCGCGCTGTCTCCGGGAGCCCTGGACCCGGCGGATCGCCTGTCCCGAGGCGgccgcctgcgcccgccgacgccgcggccgcggcgccgccctcgccggcgccctccgcggcggcgtccgccTCCTCGGCCATCGATTTCCTCACCCTCTGCCATCGCCTCAAG ACCACTAAAAGGAAAGGCTGGATAAACCATAGCATAAAGGGTCCTGAGTCCATTGCTGATCACATGTACCGTATGGCCCTTATGGCTTTGATTGCCGGTGACCTACCTGCTGTAGATCGAGAGAG ATGTATAAAAATCGCTATTGTGCATGACATTGCTGAAG CTATTGTTGGTGACATTACTCCATCCGACGGTATACCTAAAGCGGAAAAAAGCCGCCGTGAACAAAAGGCTCTAAATGAAATGTGTGAAGTTCTTGGTGGAGGACCAATAG CTGATGAGATCAAGGAGCTCTGGGaagaatatgaaaataattcaTCCATTGAAGCCAACCTTGTAAAGGATTTTGATAAA GTCGAAATGATTCTTCAAGCTCTAGAATACGAGAAAG AACATGGCAAAGTGTTAGATGAGTTCTTCCTCTCGACTGCCG GCAAGTTCCAGACAGAGATCGGCAAGAGCTGGGCTGCCGAAGTGAATGcaaggagaaaacaaagatGCGAAAAACAGAAGTAG
- the LOC102702142 gene encoding uncharacterized protein LOC102702142, giving the protein MNSTSPSELSASSGGEATPANDNARPSDSVGSNSPGPARSRIALQLDQRSLHFSVSAWVLIVALIGILPLAPRQLQYKGYRLSLLGTTCTTGYALFAFYRLPRAGNMHAAQIFHHVASSKDFIPFMYCLMFVVSELQLKLVLVPVICWALEHVARFLRRHFTNSSLYRTYLEKPCTWVETNTTAVNFLSSNAEILLGFLLILSLFSRKRNAMQTFMYWQLLKLMYHSPFTAGYHRAIWLKIGRTVNPYINRYTPFLHDPINAGMRWWFR; this is encoded by the exons ATGAACTCAACCAGCCCTTCAGAGCTGTCAGCATCTTCAGGTGGAGAGGCAACACCAGCCAATGATAATGCGAGACCTTCTGATTCAGTTG GGAGTAATTCTCCTGGACCGGCAAGAAGCAGAATTGCACTGCAGTTGGATCAGCGGTCATTAcatttttctgtttctgcTTGG GTTCTTATTGTTGCATTGATTGGCATCCTTCCTTTGGCACCACGACAACTACAATACAAGGGATATCGTTTATCACTTCTTGGCACAACCTGTACCACAGGCTATGCCTTATTTGCTTTTTATCGG CTACCCAGAGCAGGAAACATGCATGCTGCTCAGATCTTTCACCATGTGGCTTCATCAAAGGATTTTATACCATTCATGTACTGTCTTATGTTTGTCGTGTCTGAACTGCAATTGAAGC TTGTTTTGGTACCTGTAATTTGTTGGGCACTTGAACATGTGGCCAGATTTCTACGGAGGCATTTTACTAATTCCTCTCTATACAG GACATACCTGGAGAAACCTTGCACATGGGTCGAGACAAACACAACTGCAGTCAACTTTCTGAGTTCAAATGCAGAAATTTTGTTGGgatttcttttgattttgtctCTGTTCTC GCGAAAACGCAATGCTATGCAAACATTCATGTATTGGCAG TTACTGAAGCTCATGTACCACTCACCTTTCACTGCCGGTTATCACAGAGCTATCTGGCTTAAAATTGGGCGGACAGTTAATCCCTATATCAATCGCTACACTCCTTTTCTTCATGACCCGATAAATGCTGGCATGAGATGGTGGTTCAGGTAG